A stretch of DNA from Streptomyces gobiensis:
CTCGATCGCGTCGACGACCAGGGTGCCCGGTGCGACGGCCACGCCCGAGTCGGTCTCGGTGCTGCCGGCCGGGCGCATGGCGCGGCGTACGGTGATGACCTGCTCGCGCGGGACATCGCGGACGAAGTCCCGTACGTATTCATCGGCCGGGTTGGCGACGATCTCCTCGGGGGTGCCGAGCTGCACGATCTCGCCGTCACGCATGAGCGCGATACGGTCGCCCAGACGCAGCGCCTCGGAGAGGTCGTGGGTGATGAAGACCATCGTGCGGCCCTCTTCGCGGTGCAGCCGGATGACCTCTTCCTGCATATCGCGGCGGATCAGCGGGTCAAGCGCGCTGAACGGCTCGTCGAAGAGCAGGACCTCGGGGTCGGAGGCGAGGGCGCGGGCCAGGCCGACGCGCTGCTGCTGGCCGCCGGAGAGCTGGCCGGGGCGGCGGTCGGCGAGTCCGTCCAGTCCGACCTTCGCCACCATCTCGGCGGCGCGCCGGCGGCGCTCGGCCTTGCCCATGCCCTGGATCTCCAGGCCGTAGGCGACGTTGTCGATGACGGTGCGGTGCGGCAGCAGACCGAAGTGCTGGAAGACCATGGCGGCACGGTGCCGGCGCAGCTCGCGCAGCCGGTTCTTGTCCATGGCGAGGACATCCTCGCCGTCGATCTCGAGCGTGCCGCTAGTCGGCTCGATGAGCCGGGTCAGACAGCGCACCAGCGTGGACTTGCCGGAGCCGGAGAGGCCCATCACGACAAAGACCTCGCCCTTGTGGACGTCGAAGGAGACATCGCGGACGGCCGCCGTGCAGCGGGTCTTCTCGCTCAGTTCGCCGGCGCTCAGCCCGGCGAGTTCCTTGTTGCCGGGTATCCGGCCGGCCTTGGGACCGAAGACCTTCCACAGATTGCGGACGGAGAACACCGGCTCGGTGGCTGCGGCTTCAGACACAGACATTACGCAACACCTCCCGGTGTCAAGGACGAACTTTTCAACAGGTCAGCCGCCTTCTCACCGACCATGAGCACACCGATCATCGGGTTGACCGCGGTCATCGTCGGGAAGACGGAGGCATCCGCGATACGGATACCGGCCAGCCCCCGGATCTTCAACTCAGGGTCCACAACGGCGAGTTCATCGTCGGCCGCGCCCATCCGGCAGGTGCCCGCCGGGTGGTAGACGGTGTGCGCGACCTTGCGGGCGTACTCGCTGATCTCCTCGTCCGAGGTGACCTCCGGTCCGGGGCAGACCTCGCGCCCCAGCCAGGTGGCGAACGGCTCGGTCCTGGCGATCTCACGGGCGAGCTTGATGCCGTCGACCAGGGTCTGGGCGTCGTAGCCCGCCTCGTCCGTGAAGTAGCCGAAGTCAAGCGCGGGCTTGACCTCGGGGTCGGCGCTGGTGAGGTAGAGACGGCCACGGCTGCGCGGCTTGGGGATGTTGGGCGTCATCGACACCCCGTGCTCGGGCTTCTCATAGCCCAGCCGCTCGGGGTTGTCGGTGAACGGGATCTGGTAGAAGTGGAACATCAGATCCGGGCCCTTGAACTCCGGGTCCCGGCGGACGAACAGACCCGCGTCGGAGTCCATCGCGGAGTTCTCGGGGATCGGTCCGTCGGTCTCCCAGACGATGACCGACTCGGGGTGGTCGAGCAGGTTCTCGCCGACGCCCGGCAGATCGTGGGTCACCGGGATGCCCAGGGCCTCCAGGTCCTTCTTCGGCCCGATGCCGGAGTGCATCAGCAGCCGCGGGGTGTCCACCGCGCCGGCACAGACCAGCACCTCGCGGGCGGCCTCCACCAGGATCTCCTCGCCGTCCTTGGTACGGACGTGGACACCGGTGGCGCGGTCGCCGTCCAGCTCCAGCTTGTACGCCCAGGTCTCCAGGAGCAGATGAAGATTGGGGCGGTCACCGGCCTCGATATGCGGGTGGAGGTAGGCGACGGAGGCCGAGGAGCGCTTGTTGGTCTCCGGGTGGTACGAGAGGTCGAAGAAGCCCGCACCCTCATCGAAGGGCTGCTTGTTGAAGCCCTCAACCCGGGGAACACCGAGGGCCGAGACGGCCGCCTCGACCCAGTCGCGGGCGATGGCGTTCCGGTCCTTCTCGTCCACGGGAACGATGTTGTTGCGCAGCTTGCCGAAGTACGGGTCCATCGCCTTGGCGTTCCAGCCTGCGGCGCCCGCCTCCTCCCACTCATCCCAGTCGGACGGCAGCGGCTTGAAGGATATGAGGGTGTTGTGCGAGGAGCACCCGCCCAGGACCTTGGCCCGGCTGTGCCGGATGTGGGAGTTGCCGTTCGGCTGCGGCGTGGTGGGGTAGTCGTAGTCGAGCTCGCCACCGAGCAGGCCGAGCCAGCGGCGCAGGGTCAGCACCTCCGGCTTGTCGATATCGGAGGGGCCGCCCTCGATGACGGCCACTGTGACGTTCGGATCCTCGGTGAGGCGGGAAGCGATGACAGAACCCGCCGTGCCGCCGCCGATGACGACGTAGTCGTAGCTGATCATGGGTGGGTGTTGCTCTCCTTGAGGGGTGAAGCGCGGGGATGCCTCGGGTTGTGCTGAGCGTCGTCGGTCAGCCGGCGAACCAGCGAACGGGGGAGGGACGCAGGTTCTCGTACACGTGCTTGGTCTCGCGGTACTCATCGAGGCCGGCCGGGCCGAGCTCACGCCCGACACCGGACTTGCCAAAGCCACCCCACTCCGCCTGCGGCAGATACGGGTGGAAGTCGTTGATCCAGATGGTGCCGTGACGCAGCCGTGCGGCCACCCGGCGCGCGCGGGCGGTGTCGCCGGAGAAGACCGCACCCGCGAGACCGTACTCGGTGTCGTTTGCCAGTTCTACCGCTTCGTCCTCGTTGGTGAAGGTCTCCACGGTGAGGATGGGCCCGAAGGTTTCCTCACGGATCACCTTCATGGCGCGGTGGCAGTGGTCGAGCACGGTCGGCGAGTAGAAGTAGCCGCTGGCCGGGCGGGCCTCGCTGGGCTTCGGGCGCTCACCGCCACAGCGCAGCGTCGCACCCTCGGCCAGTGCGGAGGCGACATACGCCTCGGTCTTGTCCAGCTGCTGCTGGGATACGAGCGGTCCGCACTCAACGCCGTCCTCGGTACCCCGGCCGAGCTTGATGAGCTGAGCGCGGCGGGCGAGCTCGGTGACGAACCGGTCGCGGACCGACTCCTCGATGATGAGGCGGCTGCCGGCGGAGCAGACCTGGCCGCTGTGGATGAAGGCGGCGTTGAGCGCCTGGTCGACGGCGGTGTCGAAGCCTTCCTCGGTGGCGCAGGCGTCGGCGAAGACCACATTGGGGTTCTTGCCGCCCAGCTCCAGGGCGACCTTCTTGACGGTGGGGGCGGCGGCCTGGGCGACCTTGACACCGCTGATGAGTCCACCGGTGAAGGAGACGAGGTCGACATCGGGGTGCTCGGCGAGCCGGGCGCCGACCGGGTTGCCCGCGCCGGTGACCACATTGCCGACTCCGGCCGGGAGTCCGGCCTCCACCAGGAGCTTCATCAGGTGGACGGTGGAGAGGGGGGTGACCTCGCTGGGCTTGATCACAAAAGTATTGCCCGCGGCCAGTGCCGGGGCGATCTTCCAGCTGGCCTGGAGCAGTGGATAGTTCCAGGGCGTGATCATCGCGCAGACGCCGACCGGCTCGTGCACGACGACGCTGTGAACGTCCGCGCTACCCGCGTCGACCACCCGTCCGCCGGACTCGTTCATGACGAGGTCGGCGAAGTATCGGAAGGCGTTGGTGACGTCATCGACGTCGACCCGGCCCTCTTCGAGGGTCTTACCGGTGTCGCGGGACTCGATGAGCGCGATCTCCGCCCGGTCGCGCTGCAGCAGATCGGCGACGCGGCGCAGCAGGGCGGCGCGCTCGGCGGTAGGGGTCTGCGGCCAGTCACCGGCGTCGAAGGCACGGCGGGCAGCGGCGATGGCGTCGTCGGTGTCCTCGGTGCCGCCCTCGGCCACGGTCGCGAGGATGCTGGCGTCCGCGGGGTCCAGGACGTCCCGGGTGTTACCGGCTGTGGCGGTTCGCCACACTCCGTCTACGTGAATGGTCTCGATTCCCGACACGTCTGCTTGCTGCCTTTCCTGACCGATTTGTTACATGCCAGTCGCACTGGCAACTGGCACCCCTGCCCCGTCCTCTTCCTCTCATGTCAATAAAGCCGCCCTAAGTGGCCTTCCTCACGGTGGGGGTGCGCCATCAGTGGACGGAAAGTACGGTGAAAGGGTTATTTATCCCGGTATGAGCACCGGAGGGCTGAGACATGCCGAAGCGTTACGGTGCGTTTACGGGCGGTGTATGCGCCATAGCCCTGCTCGGCGCCACCCCCGCCGGGGCTGCCGTGGCGGACCTGGAGGACCTCTCGGGCCAGGAAATCGCCGACCGGTCGAAGAAGGCACTGGATTCCGCGGAATCCCTGCGCCTCACCCTGGAGCAAGGAGGGGATTTTCCCTTCACCATGAAGCTGGCGCTGGATGAGGACGACAACTGCGCCGGTTCCATCGACCGTGGGGAGAACGGCTCCGTAGAGCTGCTGAAACGCGGCCAAGTGGTCTGGATGAAGCCCGACTCGGCCTTCTGGAAGCATGAGATCGGCGGCGAACAGGGCGATCTCATCGCCCGGCTCTTCAAGAACCGCTATATCAGGGGCACTACCGATGACCCGATACTGGCGGCCGTGGCCGCCCCGTGCGATATGGCGGGCTTCCGCGCGGCGAGCGAGGACTCCGAGGATTCCCCGTGGAGCAAGGGGAAACAGACCACGGTCAATGGCCAGAAAGCGATGTCGATCAGCCGTCAACGGGACGGCACCCGCATCACCTTGTTTGTGGCCGCCAAGGGCAAGCCCTATCCGCTGAAGGTCGAACGGCAGGACGCGGTCCAGCGGGGCAGCCTGACGATCTCCGACTACGACAAGCCGGTCCCCGACCGGAGGCCCTCATCGAAGGAATCGGTAGACGTCTCCCAACTCCAGGACCACCTGCAACAACCCAAAGAGGCCGGAGAGTTCCTCCCCTGACCCAGCGGAGCGGCTGACCACCCCGGTCGCCGGAGGGTTTCCCCTAACCCACCCCTTCCCGAAACTGGGGGCTGCCGCCCCCAGACCCCAGCGTTGTGGGCAGTCGTTCCGCAGGGCGGAACGGGTGGGCACAACACCCGCCCACCGTCCCGCACCCGGCAAACCCCGGGGGCCCGGGGCGAAGCCCCGGTTACGGGAAGGGGCGGGATACGGGGACACCCACCTGCGGCACCCCCGCAACGGGGCTAAGCCCCGCCACGCGGCGGAGCCGCATTGGGGGAGCCCCACCCAACCCCGACATGCGGGCCGGGCCGTTTCGGCGGATTCTGACGGTATGGCTGCGCCTATCATCGTGCACCCACCCTCCCCGTCCGGCGGCCGCCGGGTCACGACCCGGGCCGGGGAGATCCTGGGTCTGGCTCACAGCCAGCACGACCTGCTGGAATTCCTCCGGCGGGCCGGGCTGAGCGAGGACGACGCCGCTCTGGACGATCCAGAGCTGGTGGAGTGGCGCGGCGGTGGCCCGCTCAGTGGGTGGGGGACGTAGCCGCCCAGCCGGACCAGCGCGTCACGGCGATCTCGATCACCGGGCCTTCCGGCGGCCGTTCCGCGTACTGCGGGTACTTCTCCGTGAGCAGGCGGACGGGCTCGGTGCGGGCGGAGCCCTGCAGGATCTGGGCCGTGCCGTCCGCGCGGACCCACCACAGCTCCGACCAGTCGTCGCTGTACAGATCCGCGAGCACGCATACGGCGCTGTTGGTACGGATGTTGCTCAGCCGCCGGAGGTGGAGATGCCTCTTGGGCTTGTCGTCGATCGCCGTGACCACCACATCGCCGCGCACCGCGAAGAGGATGGGGACTTGGTGCGGACGCCCCTCCTGATCCACGGTCGCCAGCCGCAGAACGCGCATCCTTTCCAGCCGTTTCCGTGCCTCTGCCTCTGGAAGCCGCATAGGCACGACCGTATCCCCGCGTCGTCCCCACGTCGGCGCGGCGGCACGGCGTGGCGGGCCTGGCCGCGCGCCGGCCGGTCAGGCCTGCTTGGCTGCGAGCTCCACCACGGTGATGTCGGCCTCGGCGCCCACCCGGACCGGCGGTCCCCAGGTGCCCGCGCCCCGTGTGACATAGAGCTGGGTGTCGCCGTAGCGCTCCAGCCCGGCGAGCGTGGGGTTGGCCAGGTCGGCGAGGATATTGCCGGGCCACATCTGGCCGCCGTGGGTGTGGCCGGAAAGTTGCAGGTCGACGCCCCGCCGGACCGCGTCATGGATCTGCACCGGCTGGTGGGCGAGGAGAACGGAGGCCCGGGAGATATCCCGGTCGCCCAGCGCCTTGTCGAAGTCCGGGCCGTCACCGTAGTTCTCGCCCGCGACATCATTGACCCCGGCGAGATCGAAGTGCCGCAGCTCCTCGCGCTCGTTGCGCAGGGGCCGGATGCCCAGCTCACGTACGTGGTCGACCCACTCCCCGGCGCCGGAGAAGTACTCATGGTTTCCGGTGACGAAATACGCTCCGTCGCGCGCCGTGAGCTGGGCGAGCGGCTCGGCGGCCGGGCCGAGGTTCGCCACGGAGCCATCGACCAGATCGCCGACGATCGCGATCAGATCGGGGCTGGTCTTGTTGATGATGTCGACGATGCGCTGGGTGTGCGCACGGCCGAGAATCGGCCCGAGGTGGATATCGCTGACCACGGCGATCCGGTAGCCATGGGCACCCCGTGGCAGCTTGGCCAGCGGAATCCGTACCCGCTTCAGCTTGGGCCCGGCGCCCACCACGCTGTACGCCCCGTATCCCACCGTCGTGGCGGCCACGGTGCCCGCCGTAACGGCGGCGGCTCGTGCGATGAACAGCCGCCGGGACGGCTGCGGCTGCATATCGCGCGAGCCGGCCGGGGCGGCGACCGCTGTCCTGCGCCGCAGGTCGACGCCGCCGCCCGCGGTACCGGCCGCGGTACCAGTTGCGGCGATGCTGCTCTGCCCCAGCGGCCCGAGCGACTCGGTCTCCCCGGTGACCGGCCGCCTCGCGTCGCGCCGCTCCAGCGCTCTGCGGACCAGTGGCCGCACCGGCTCCAGTACCAGCAGGGCCAGCAGCAGATAGACCAGCAGTGCGAACCAGAGGAAGCCCGGCCAGGCGAGTATCTGCTGGACGGGGAAGGGCATCCCCAGCCGCTCGGCCAGCTGGGCGCAGACGGCCAGCACCGGGAGGGCGAAGGCGAGGGCCGTGCCGATGCGGCGGTAGCCGCTGCCGGGGGCCGAGACATCGCGGACCAGCCGCCGCCAGAGGTACCAGTGCACGGTGCTGAAGACACAGAGGACCGACAGCGCGATCACGATGAAGATGGCCATGCCCGGCTCCCCGCCCTACGGTTGATCGGCTGATTTCCGCAGCGCCCGGAGCCCCCGCAGGCCGATGATCCCGATCGCCGTGCCCAGCGCGAGGGAGGTGATCGCGAGCAGCAGATGCACCCAAAAGTACCCGGTGGGATTGCCCGCATCATCAAAAGCGAGCCCGCTGGTGTCTTTCCACAGGTTTTTCACGAACGTGATCCAGATGAACCAGGACCACACACCGAAAGCCAGGAGGAACCAGGACACGGGGCGACTGAGCTTCATGCCGCTCAGTATGCGCGAGGCTTCGCCGGACCATGAACCGGAAACCCGGCGTGGTCCGGCGAAGCCGGCCGTGCGTGGTGGTGGTCGGCGGCCGGGCTGTCAGCTTGACTGCGCTTCCTGGTAGAGCTTCTGGGCGTCATCGCCGAAGTACGGGCCGTACATCGTGTTCGGCCGGAAGTTGTACTTGAAGCTGTTCACCGAGGACTGCAAGCCCTTGCCCGTGGCCTCATCGAACGCGGTGAACCACGGACCGCCACTGGAACCGCCCGTCATATCGCAGGTCATCCCATGACTGCGGGTGAGCAGGAAGTCGCGTGAAGTCCTGCCGCCGCAGTAGATGAACTTCTCCCCGTCGTACGGAGCGGCGGCGGGGAAGCCGAAGGCGTACATGTCCTTGTTGTAGCCGGTGTTGAAGGCGAGGCCCTGACCACCGACGACATCGGTCAGCCGCTTGCCGTCCAGCGGGTTGACGACGGCGGCGCCGACGTCGTAGTTGATGTCCTCACTCGCCACCCACTGGGATGTGGCCAGCGTCTTGGCCGCCGTCCACTTGCCGTGCGGGGCCTGACCGTCGTGGTAGCCGGGCACGAACACCCAGTCGGTGTGCCAGTTGCCGTTCAGCTTGACGCAGTGCCCGGCGGTGATCACCGTACTGGCGTTGTCGCTGGTGACGGCGTTACCCGAGCAGGAGGCGCTACGGCCGTTGTAGGTGAAGAACACCCGTCCGGCGGTGGCGACGACATCACCGCCGCTCGTCCATGGCCCCCCACTTTCGGGAAAGGCCTGGCTCCCCACGGATTTCTTCGGGCTGATGGGGTCGATGGTCGCTCTGGCGCCGCTTGGCACGGCGGCCGAGAGCGCCGGGACATCGGCGCGGCTGACCGAGAGCTGATCGAGCGGAGTGGCCTTCCGCATCCGCTCGGCGGTCCAGTGACCACTGACCCGCTCCTGGGCGGTGGCCGATATCGCGGCGGATCGGGCGGATATGGAATCGGCGGAGGGATCTGCGGGCGAGGCCGGCGCTGCGCCGGCCGGGCTGGCCAGTGCCCCCGCGGTCAGCAGGGCACCAACGACGATCAGGGAACCGAGGGCAGAACGGGGATTGCGTTTCACGCGTGCTCCTTCTGCGACGGCCGCGTGGTGTGTGCCACGCGGGCGGTGGGGGCCGGGACGCGGGTTGGGCGGCCCGGGCAGACGAGGTGCGGATGCGGTGTGCAGAAGGAGAGGGTCCCACCGGAAACGCACGTGCGTCAGGACCACGTCAAGAGAAATGGCCGAAATCTACGCCCTATACCGGCACCAGCGGACGGTACGGCCCATCCGGCAGCTCGACCCGAACACAATCGCCCGACCGGACTTCACCGCCCGTACGCACGACTCCCATAACCCCGGCCTTACGGACGAGCCCACCGCCCTCGTCCCGCCCCAACACCTGAGCCAGCAACCCACGTTGGTAGCGCGTCCCGCTCCACACCCAGCCCGGCCAGCAGCCGAATGCCCGCCCGTACCGGCTTGCCGAAGTTGTGCCCCTCATCCCGGCTGACCGCCACCACAGTGCCCGGCATCTGGTGGGACTCCCCTCATCGCACGACCGGCGGCCCGCTCGGCGTCCGGTCACTCTTGTCCTGTGGGTGAGCTCGGGAGGCTGCTCTGCGGGGCGGCGTCCGGGCTCTGGCTGATACCGAGGCGCAGCTGGATAATCTGCGCGATATCGGCAACGGTACCGTTGCTGCGCAGGAGTTCCAGCGGGGGGATCTCGATCCCGTAGCGTTGGTGAATGGTGACCAGGACCTGGGCGCCCATCAGGGAATCCAAGCCGTATTCGTCCAGGCGACGGTGGGGCTCGAGCTGCGATGGGTCCATATTGAGCGCGTCGGCGAGCAGTTGGGTCAGGGTGTCCATGAGGAACGCCAGGGCTTCCTCACTGGACATGCTGGCGAGAGTGCGCGACAGCTCCTCCAAGCTGGGGGCGCCGGTCTGGCCCCGCGCCGGGACCAGATCCCGTACCCGAGGAGTG
This window harbors:
- a CDS encoding SCO4848 family membrane protein is translated as MKLSRPVSWFLLAFGVWSWFIWITFVKNLWKDTSGLAFDDAGNPTGYFWVHLLLAITSLALGTAIGIIGLRGLRALRKSADQP
- a CDS encoding trypsin-like serine peptidase, translating into MKRNPRSALGSLIVVGALLTAGALASPAGAAPASPADPSADSISARSAAISATAQERVSGHWTAERMRKATPLDQLSVSRADVPALSAAVPSGARATIDPISPKKSVGSQAFPESGGPWTSGGDVVATAGRVFFTYNGRSASCSGNAVTSDNASTVITAGHCVKLNGNWHTDWVFVPGYHDGQAPHGKWTAAKTLATSQWVASEDINYDVGAAVVNPLDGKRLTDVVGGQGLAFNTGYNKDMYAFGFPAAAPYDGEKFIYCGGRTSRDFLLTRSHGMTCDMTGGSSGGPWFTAFDEATGKGLQSSVNSFKYNFRPNTMYGPYFGDDAQKLYQEAQSS
- a CDS encoding GMC family oxidoreductase, with product MISYDYVVIGGGTAGSVIASRLTEDPNVTVAVIEGGPSDIDKPEVLTLRRWLGLLGGELDYDYPTTPQPNGNSHIRHSRAKVLGGCSSHNTLISFKPLPSDWDEWEEAGAAGWNAKAMDPYFGKLRNNIVPVDEKDRNAIARDWVEAAVSALGVPRVEGFNKQPFDEGAGFFDLSYHPETNKRSSASVAYLHPHIEAGDRPNLHLLLETWAYKLELDGDRATGVHVRTKDGEEILVEAAREVLVCAGAVDTPRLLMHSGIGPKKDLEALGIPVTHDLPGVGENLLDHPESVIVWETDGPIPENSAMDSDAGLFVRRDPEFKGPDLMFHFYQIPFTDNPERLGYEKPEHGVSMTPNIPKPRSRGRLYLTSADPEVKPALDFGYFTDEAGYDAQTLVDGIKLAREIARTEPFATWLGREVCPGPEVTSDEEISEYARKVAHTVYHPAGTCRMGAADDELAVVDPELKIRGLAGIRIADASVFPTMTAVNPMIGVLMVGEKAADLLKSSSLTPGGVA
- a CDS encoding quaternary amine ABC transporter ATP-binding protein, with the protein product MSVSEAAATEPVFSVRNLWKVFGPKAGRIPGNKELAGLSAGELSEKTRCTAAVRDVSFDVHKGEVFVVMGLSGSGKSTLVRCLTRLIEPTSGTLEIDGEDVLAMDKNRLRELRRHRAAMVFQHFGLLPHRTVIDNVAYGLEIQGMGKAERRRRAAEMVAKVGLDGLADRRPGQLSGGQQQRVGLARALASDPEVLLFDEPFSALDPLIRRDMQEEVIRLHREEGRTMVFITHDLSEALRLGDRIALMRDGEIVQLGTPEEIVANPADEYVRDFVRDVPREQVITVRRAMRPAGSTETDSGVAVAPGTLVVDAIEAVARSGEHVRVVENGRTLGIVDHERLLAVVANVDQEAEDRDADGGEAEDGEDREVAVV
- a CDS encoding aldehyde dehydrogenase family protein, giving the protein MSGIETIHVDGVWRTATAGNTRDVLDPADASILATVAEGGTEDTDDAIAAARRAFDAGDWPQTPTAERAALLRRVADLLQRDRAEIALIESRDTGKTLEEGRVDVDDVTNAFRYFADLVMNESGGRVVDAGSADVHSVVVHEPVGVCAMITPWNYPLLQASWKIAPALAAGNTFVIKPSEVTPLSTVHLMKLLVEAGLPAGVGNVVTGAGNPVGARLAEHPDVDLVSFTGGLISGVKVAQAAAPTVKKVALELGGKNPNVVFADACATEEGFDTAVDQALNAAFIHSGQVCSAGSRLIIEESVRDRFVTELARRAQLIKLGRGTEDGVECGPLVSQQQLDKTEAYVASALAEGATLRCGGERPKPSEARPASGYFYSPTVLDHCHRAMKVIREETFGPILTVETFTNEDEAVELANDTEYGLAGAVFSGDTARARRVAARLRHGTIWINDFHPYLPQAEWGGFGKSGVGRELGPAGLDEYRETKHVYENLRPSPVRWFAG
- a CDS encoding metallophosphoesterase, with protein sequence MAIFIVIALSVLCVFSTVHWYLWRRLVRDVSAPGSGYRRIGTALAFALPVLAVCAQLAERLGMPFPVQQILAWPGFLWFALLVYLLLALLVLEPVRPLVRRALERRDARRPVTGETESLGPLGQSSIAATGTAAGTAGGGVDLRRRTAVAAPAGSRDMQPQPSRRLFIARAAAVTAGTVAATTVGYGAYSVVGAGPKLKRVRIPLAKLPRGAHGYRIAVVSDIHLGPILGRAHTQRIVDIINKTSPDLIAIVGDLVDGSVANLGPAAEPLAQLTARDGAYFVTGNHEYFSGAGEWVDHVRELGIRPLRNEREELRHFDLAGVNDVAGENYGDGPDFDKALGDRDISRASVLLAHQPVQIHDAVRRGVDLQLSGHTHGGQMWPGNILADLANPTLAGLERYGDTQLYVTRGAGTWGPPVRVGAEADITVVELAAKQA
- a CDS encoding TIGR03668 family PPOX class F420-dependent oxidoreductase, with amino-acid sequence MRLPEAEARKRLERMRVLRLATVDQEGRPHQVPILFAVRGDVVVTAIDDKPKRHLHLRRLSNIRTNSAVCVLADLYSDDWSELWWVRADGTAQILQGSARTEPVRLLTEKYPQYAERPPEGPVIEIAVTRWSGWAATSPTH